From the Jilunia laotingensis genome, the window GTGAAACTGTTCTCAATAAAGTGGCCAAAGTTACGGCATACGATTCTCAAGTGGAATCCGGAAAAGAGACTCCTTGTGAAATGTTATTGGTGACTCCTCCGTTGGACTTTAAGAACGCAGCTTCCAAGACCTTTACTTTCCGTGTTATGGGAAATTTGCTTCGTGATGACCAGACCGATTTATTGGAACTTTGTTATATTGATATGGAAGGGGACGAGATGTATATCTCTCCGGTAGGTGGTTTTGAAATGCCGCATTTAAAAGATATGAATGAAGAGTGGCTGGAATACCACATTGAACTTGAAGGCCAAGATATAGCTGATATCTTTTTTATGGGATTCCGCTTTAAGAGTACTCGGGGTACACAAAATTCGGCAACCTATTACATTGATGATGTAAGTTTCGGACGTACGGATTTGCCGAAATTGACTCCGTCTGAAACGCAGCTTGCTTTTGAAGCACTTGTGGGGACTGACTATACAACAGCGCCAATCACTGTGACCGGACAGAATATTACAGAACCAATAACAATAAGTTTGGGAGGTCCGAACAAAAGTAAATTCTCTGTTTCAGAAAAAACATTGCCTGCTGAAGGAGGCTCATTTACTTTAAAATTCGCCTCTAATGAGATAGGTGTGCATGAAGCATATATTAGATTATCCTCTAAGGGTGCTGCTGATGTATATATCCCAATTTCTGCAAATGCAAAAGATGAGGTGGGAATTGCTTTGATTCCGTTCAATGAAACACCTGATATCACAGTGTTCGATATCCTCGGAAAAGTTATGGTGCAGAAGGAAAAATGTACAAATATGGATGAGATCACTAACGTGTTGACTTCCGGAACTTATGTTTTACGTGCATCTTCCGAATCGGGTATCCGAACTATTAAAATAGTTGTTCCATAGTTTTAGACTAGTAATGATATACATAAATGGCTACCGTTGTTTTATTCAGTAATTCCACGCGGTAGCCATTTTTTAATTGTTACACCAAATATGAATATATGTTTCTTGGGAAATCACTCGTGATGATATGGACCTCCATTCAATATGGTCATTGCACGATAAATCTGCTCTACAAAAATGAGACGTATCATCTGATGTGAAAAAGTCATTTTTGACATGGATATCTTTTCGTGCGCTGCGTCATACACTTTTTGTGAGAATCCGTAAGGGCCGCCAATGATAAATACAAGGCGTTTGTTTACCGTGTTCATCTTGTGTTTCATGTAATCGGCAAATTCGAGGGAACGCATCTCTTTTCCATGTTCATCGAGTAATACGATGAAATCACCCGGTTGCAGTGTTTTACAGATAAGTTCTCCTTCTTTCTCTTTTTGTTGATCCGTTGAAAGGCTTTTTGTATTTTTAAGTTCCGGTATCACTTCCATATCGAAGGAAATGAAGCGTTTGGTACGCTGAATATAGTCGTTTATAGCAGTGATATAATGGGATTCTACGGTTCGTCCTACGACGAGCAAAGTCGTTTTCATCTTGATACAGTTATGATTATCGCACAAAAATAGCTATTTTTTATGTTATTTTGCAATAAATGCTTACCTTTGCGTATCATTAGGTGGAAGTTTTCGCTGAAAACGACTATCTGAAAAGCTTGTAGTTATGAAAAAACGAGTGCTTTTATGGTTTGCCGGACTGCTCTTCTCCGTATCTACGCTTTTTGCACAAGATGTTCCGGTAGGAGTGGTTGTGGCATTTAAGAAGGGAAGCTCTCAGGAGCTGAACAAATATTTGGGTGATAAGGTAGACCTCGTCATTCAGAATCGCACGGCAAGCGCTGACAAACAGGAAGCAGAGAGTGCTATGAGTACCTTTTTTGCTGATAATAAAGTCAGTAGTTTTAATGTGAACCATCAGGGAAAGCGAGATGAATCAAGTTTCGTTATCGGTACCTTGACAACTGCAAATGGGAACTTTCGGGTGAATTGTTTCTTCAAAAGAGTACAGAACAAATATTTAATACATCAAATAAGGATTGATAAAACCAATGAATAAGGAAAAAGAATTGATAGACAAGTTGATCGATCTTGCTTTTGCAGAGGATATAGGTGATGGAGATCATACAACCCTTTCATGTATCCCTGCCACAGCTATGGGGAAATCTAAACTTCTCATCAAAGAAGCCGGTGTTTTGGCAGGTATTGAGGTGGCTAAGGAGATCTTCAATCGTTTTGATCCGGAAATGAAAGTGGAGGTGTTCATTAATGACGGTGCGGAAGTAAAACCGGGTGATATCGCCATGGTGGTGGAAGGTAAAATACAATCATTGTTGCAGACTGAGCGTCTGATGCTGAATGTCATGCAACGTATGAGTGGGATTGCCACTATGACCCGTAAATATGCGGCAAAACTTGAAGGTACTCATACTCATGTGCTGGATACCCGTAAAACAACTCCGGGAATGCGTATTCTTGAAAAGATGGCGGTAAAGATTGGAGGTGGTGTGAACCATCGTATCGGATTGTTTGATATGATTCTTTTGAAAGACAATCATGTGGATTTTGCCGGTGGTATTGAGAAAGCAATTACTCGTGCCAAAGAATATTGCAAAGAAAAAGGCAAGGATTTGAAGATTGAAATTGAGGTTCGTAATTTTGATGAACTCCAACGGGTACTCGATTTAGGAGGAGTGGATCGAATTATGTTTGATAACTTCACTCCTGAAATGACAAGGAAAGCTGTAGAGATGGTAAATGGTCGTTATGAGACGGAATCGTCAGGTGGCATCACTTTCGATACATTGCGTGACTATGCCGAATGTGGTGTTGACTTTATCTCAGTAGGAGCATTGACCCATTCAGTAAAAGGGCTTGATATGAGTTTCAAAGCCTGTTGATGAAGGCTACATATCGCATTGATTAACTAAGCTTCCATAATGTAGTGCTGTCTCTGCATTATGGAAGCTTTTTTCTTTAACTTCTTTTAAATATACTTTTAGCAGCATTTCCCATGATGCTGCGTCTAACTAACAAATGACGCAAAGAGGCGTCCGTAAAAAGCACTGGCATTGGAAAACGAGATAGAACTGATAAAGGGCTGCCGGGCAGGAAAAGATTCCGCCCGAAAGGAACTTTACACCCTTTATTCCAAGCAGATGCTGGCGATTTGCTATCGTTATACGGGCGATATGGAGGCGGCACACGATGTGTTACATGATGGGTTTAT encodes:
- a CDS encoding DUF4783 domain-containing protein — its product is MKKRVLLWFAGLLFSVSTLFAQDVPVGVVVAFKKGSSQELNKYLGDKVDLVIQNRTASADKQEAESAMSTFFADNKVSSFNVNHQGKRDESSFVIGTLTTANGNFRVNCFFKRVQNKYLIHQIRIDKTNE
- the rlmH gene encoding 23S rRNA (pseudouridine(1915)-N(3))-methyltransferase RlmH, which gives rise to MKTTLLVVGRTVESHYITAINDYIQRTKRFISFDMEVIPELKNTKSLSTDQQKEKEGELICKTLQPGDFIVLLDEHGKEMRSLEFADYMKHKMNTVNKRLVFIIGGPYGFSQKVYDAAHEKISMSKMTFSHQMIRLIFVEQIYRAMTILNGGPYHHE
- the nadC gene encoding carboxylating nicotinate-nucleotide diphosphorylase, with the protein product MNKEKELIDKLIDLAFAEDIGDGDHTTLSCIPATAMGKSKLLIKEAGVLAGIEVAKEIFNRFDPEMKVEVFINDGAEVKPGDIAMVVEGKIQSLLQTERLMLNVMQRMSGIATMTRKYAAKLEGTHTHVLDTRKTTPGMRILEKMAVKIGGGVNHRIGLFDMILLKDNHVDFAGGIEKAITRAKEYCKEKGKDLKIEIEVRNFDELQRVLDLGGVDRIMFDNFTPEMTRKAVEMVNGRYETESSGGITFDTLRDYAECGVDFISVGALTHSVKGLDMSFKAC